CAGAATCAGCATGGAGACGGCCATCAGGGCGCCGGTGTTGCCGGCCGAGACGGCGGCGACGGCTTCACCGTCCTTCACCGCCTGGACGGCGTTCCACAGGCTGGAGCCCTTGCCGCGGCGCATGGCCTGGGCCGGCTTGGCGTCCATGGCGATGAACTTGTCGGTGTGACGGACCTCGCACAGGGGCGCGAGGGCCGGGAGCTTGGCCAGTTCGGGGCCGATCTTCGTCTCGTCGCCATGGATCAGGAAGCGAACGCCCGGGCCCATCTGGCGCGAGGCGATGCCGATGGCGGGGATGACCACGGTCGGACCGTGATCGCCGCCCATGGCGTCGACGGAAAGGATCAGCGGTTCGGACAAGACGGGCCTATGGCTCCCGGAGACGCCTTGGTGGGACCGGCCGGACAGGCTCGGCGGGCGAAGCGGCCGGACGATAACGCCCGGCGGGCGGGATGCAAGTGCGGGCTCATTCCGCGCGAGGCTTCAGCTTACTCAGGGCCGCGAAGGGCGAGAGGACGTTGTCTTCCACGGGCGGTTCATAGACCGCGCCGGGCTTGCGGGGAAAGGGATCGACCTCGAGGGCCAGGTGTTCGACCACATAGGCGGCCAGATCGACCTTGTCGGCGCTGAGGACGTCTGGCGGGTCGTCGCCCTCCGGGTCGATATCGACCTCCATCGATTCGGACTTCGGGGCGGCGTCGCTGCCGGCCGGCACGGCGCGGACCATGAAGTCGCTGGTCAGGGTCTGTTCGAAGGGCTCGCCCGACAGGCTGCAAATCTGGGTCACATCAGCGCTGAGCGAGCCGCGGATCTCGGCGCCGTCGAGCCAGGGCCTGGCGCGCACGCGGGCGGTCAGGGAGTCGAGGCGTTCGAGGCCCAATTCGCGGGCAATGGCCACGCGGGTGGCGGCGTCGGCGGTCAGTTCGACCGGCGTCAGGCCCCGGCCGATGTCGGCCAGGGTGACGCTGTGGGACCAGAGCGGCGTATCCATCAGACCTCCAGCCATCGGACCTGGCCCGCCAGCAGAGCCTCTGTCGGCTGGGCGGCAAGGTCATCGCGCACGCAGACGACATAATCGGCCATCGCCGCCGCCTTGCCGTCGTCGCCCTCATAGAGGGTGCGGGCCAGCAGGGCCTGCAGCGGCCGCACGTCCGGCAGGGTGGCGAAGGCCTGGTCGGCCGAGCGGGCGCGACCGTAGAAGGCCTCGCCCAGCTTCTTGATCCGCTTGGGCACGGCGGTGTCGCCGACGCCCAGTTCGCGGAAGGCGTCGTCGAGGCCCTTGGTGAAGCGATCGACCAGGGCCTGTTTGGTTTCAGCGCTGAAATCGTCGCCGCCCTTGAGCCGGTGGAGCAGCAGGATGACGTGCAGGCTGTAGAGTTCGAACCGGCCTTCCCGCGTGTCCGGGACGCCGAGCGTCGTATAGAGGCCCGGCCGGCGGGCCTGGGCGACGGCGGACGCATAGAGGGCTTCGCCGACGCTCACCGCCGGTCTGACCTTCCTGAACCGCTTGAAGAACATATCCGCCTCGATTTCGCCCCGCCTTCTGGCTAAAGCGGGGCATTGAACTAAGCCCCCGCGGGCGATAGGTCAAAGGTAACACTCCGGAGTTTGATCCTTGATCCGCAAGTCCGCTATCGCGCTGTTCGTCGGCGCCGCCGTTCTCGCCACCGGCGCCTGCACGCCGATTACCAGCTACAACGGTTTCCAGGTCGTCGAATCGAACCCGGCCGACGTCAAGGTCGGCGAGGACACCAAGTCGACGGTGATGACCAAGCTGGGCTCGCCCTCGGCCACTTCGCTGACCGAAAGCAACGGCGCGACGCCGGGGCAGGAAATCAAGACCGTCTCGGCCCGCGACTCCAACCTGTGGTTCTACATGACCCAGGTCAGCGACCGGGTGGCCTTCTACAAGCCGCGCGTCGCCAAGCGTGACGTGGTGGCCGTGTCGTTCGATTCCGGCAGCGAGCAGGTGCTGGCGGTCAACACCTACAAGCTGGAAGACGGCAAGGTGGTGTCGTTCAACGGCCGCAAGACCCCGACCCGCGGCCGCGAGATCACCATCCTCGAACAGCTGCTGGGCAACGTCGGCAATGGCGGCATGCTGCCCCGCGACGACAGCGAAGGCCTGCCGGGCAGCCGGCCGGGCGACCGGCAGTAGGGAAGCCTCCCAAATCCTCCTTCGGGCGCGCAGCGCACGGGGGAGGGGGACCGCGACCGTAGGTCGTGGTGGAGGGGGCAGCGCTGGCCTGTCCAATCAAGAGAGCGTTCTGGCGCGGCTTTGACAGCTGCGTTTGTGGGTGTGCATGCGCCGCCGGCGCTGCCCCCTCCACCACCGCCTTCGGCGGCGGTCCCCCTCCCCCGTCGCTACGCGCCGGAGGAGGATTTGCTCAACGCCGCCGCCCGGTCTTCGAAACACTTCATCAGCTTGGCCACGGCGGAGTCGAAATTCGCCGCCAGGATGCGGTCGAGCATCGGGACCTTGAACTCGAACTCGATCTCGAAGCTAACCTCGCAGCCGTCCGGGTGCGGGGCGAATCGCCAGCGGTTCCACAGGCGGCGAAACGGGCCGTAGAGAAGGTTCACCTCGATCACCCGGGCGCCCGCATCCTGGCGGACGCGGGTGGCGAACTTTTCGCGCAGGAAGGTGAAGGCGACGGCGGCCTCGGCGTCGAGCATCGTCAGGCCAGGCTCCGGCTCGCGCCGGTTCCAGACCCGCATGCCGGTCACCCAGGGAACGAACTTCGGATACTGCTCGACGTCGCCGACCAGCTGGAACAGCAGGTCGGGGCTATAGGGCAGGATGCGCGTCAGCGCGTGGCGCACTAGGCCGCCGCTTCCTTGGCCAGCCGCGCGGCCTTCAGGCGCTCAAAGTCCTCACCCGCATGGTGCGACGAGCGGGTCAGGGGGCTGGCCGAGACCATCAGGAAGCCCTTGGCGCGGGCGATCTGTTCGTAGGCGGCGAACTCGTCGGGGGTGACGAAGCGATCGACGGGGGCATGCTTGCGGGTCGGCTGCAGGTATTGGCCGATGGTCAGGAAATCGATGCCGGCCGAGCGCATGTCGTCCATCACCTGCATGACCTCTTCCTTCGTCTCGCCGAGGCCGACCATCAGGCCGGACTTGGTGAAGCGGGTCGGGTCGCGCTCCTTGACCCGCTCGAGCAGGCGCAGAGAGTTGTAGTAGCGGGCGCCTGGCCGGATCGACAGGTAGAGGCGCGGCACGGTCTCGAGGTTGTGGTTGAAGACGTCGGGGGCCGCGTCGATGACCACCCGCTCGGCCCCGTCCTTGCGCAGGAAGTCGGGGGTGAGGATTTCGATCGTGGTGTTCGGCGCGGCGGCGCGGATGGCCAGGACGACGTCGGCGAAATGCTGGGCGCCACCATCGGCAAGGTCGTCACGGTCGACGGAGGTGATGACGACGTGGTTGAGGCCCATCTTCGCCACCGCCTCGGCGACCCGAGCTGGTTCGGTCGGGTCGAGCGGGTTCGGCTTGCCGGTGGCGACGTTGCAGAAGGCGCAGGCGCGGGTGCAGACCTCGCCCATGATCATCATGGTGGCGTGCTTCTGGGTCCAGCACTCGCCGATGTTCGGACAGGCGGCCTCTTCGCAGACGGTGGTCAGGCCGTGCTGGCGGACGATGTCGCGGGTCTCGTTGTAGCCGGCGCTGCCGGGGGCGCGGACGCGGAGCCATTCGGGCTTGCGCAGCACGGGCGAGTCCGGACGGGCCTGCTTCTCCGGGTGGCGAGGGCGGGCCTTGAGGGTGTCGATCACGGTGACCATGGGGCTTAAATCGGCTTTCCCACGCGAAGGATCAAGCCTTGGCGCGCCCTTCTCCCGCTTGTCGGGAGAAGGTGGACGCGAAGCGGCCGGATGAGGGCAGCGCCGGCTTGTCAGGATGCAGGCTCCGCAGCGCCAGAACGGGGTTGGTTTTGAGCCGTCGGCGCCGCCCTCATCCGACCCCCTTCGGGGGCCACCTTCTCCCGACAAGCGGGAGAAGGAACGGTGTTGCGAGAGGCCCCTTGCGGGCGCCTCCATTCCACCGCCACAGTCACGGTGATGTATCGCGCCCTCCTTCTCTGTCTGGCGTTGCTGCTGTCGGCCTGCGGGCAGGACGGCGGGCGGGAGCCGTTCACCGAGAGCCGCGCTCCGCCGGTGATCTCGCCGCGCTTCCTGCCGCCGGAGGGCTGGGCCTGGGGGCTGGTGAAGGCGGGGGACTATCCGGCCCAGCGCTATGGGGTGTCGTCGCCCTCGACGGGACCGCTGGCCCATATCGTCATCCTGCCGGGATACGGCGAGAGCGCCGAGGCCTGGTTCGAGACGGCGGCCGATTTTAACGCCAGGAGCTACACCGTCTGGGTGCTGGAGGGCGCCGGCCAGGGCGGTTCGGGGCGGTTCACGGGCGGGCGCGACGTCGGCCACATCCCGGACATGCAGCCGGACATGCTGGGGGTGAAGGCGCTGGTTCGGGCGGTCATTCCCGAGGACGGCAAGCCGGTGATCGTCATCGGCGAGCGGTCCGGGGCCGTGGTCGCCGTGCTGGCGGCGCGCGAGGGATTTGGCGGCGACGCCCAGGTGCTGCTGGCCCCGTGGAAGCCGGCCGCGCCCGGACCGCACGACGGACCGTTCAGCAAGCTCGGCTTGGGCGGGATTCGCGAACCCTGGGCGGCCGGATGGGTTCAGGGGACGCCAATTCCCAGCAGCGACCGCAACCGCGCCGGGATTGAACAGCTGTGGCAGAAGGTGAACCCGGACCTGCGTATGGGCGGGCCCAGCCTTGGCGGGCGACTGGCGCTGGCCGAGGGCTGGGACGAGGCGAAGGCCGCCCTGCCCGCCCTGAAGACCCCGGTGCTGATGATCGGCGCGCCCGCGACGCTGGCGGCGGCCTGTGCGCGGACCTGTCGAGCCGAACTGTCGCCGGCCGGCGCCAAGGGGCCCTATCTCCACCTCGAAAGCGATTCCGTGCGGGCCGCCTGGATGGCGTCCGTGGACGGAATTGTCTCCCGTGAGCGGGCCCGGCGGCTGGCGGCGCAAGGGCTTGCCCCGGATCACGGGCTGTAACGGACCTTTTCAAGGCGTGAAGCGCTCTATACCCTCGCCGGCAATAACGGTGGGAAACAGCTCGGAGCCCCTATGCCGCGTGCATTCGATGCGCGGGACGTCGAACGATCGCTTTTCGAAGCTCTGGTCGACGCCCGGGATACCCACGGCGCCAGGAAAGCCATTCTGGAAGACCAGAACCGCACGCCCCTCAGCTATACCGAGCTGATCCGGGCGAGCTTCGCGCTGGGCCGCAAGATCGCGCAGATCACAGAGCCCGGCGAGAAGGTCGGCCTGCTCCTGCCGTCGAGCGCCGGGGTGGTGGTGACCTTCTTCGGGCTGCACGCCTTCGGGCGCATCCCGACCATGCTGAACTTCACCTCGGGGCTGCGGAACCTGCGGGCCGCCTGCAAGCTGGCCGGGGTGAAGACGGTGCTGACGGCGCACGCCTTCATCGAGCAGGGCAAGCTGCACGATCTGATCGACGCCCTCGAGACCAACGCCAAGATCGTCTACCTGGAGGACGTCCGCCAGCAGGTCGGCGTGGCCGACAAACTGTTCGCCCTGGCCGCCAGCTTTGCGCCCAGGATGTTCGCGGCCAAGACGAAGCCCAGCGATCCGGGCGTCATCCTGTTCACCTCCGGCAGCTTCGGGGCTCCGCGCGGGGTGGTGCTGACCCAGGCCAACCTCGTGGCCAACGCCATGCAGGTGGCGGCGCATATCGACCTGCTGCCGCACTGGGTGATGTTCAACCCGCTGCCGACCTTCCACTGTTTCGGGCTGACCGGCGGGGTGATCCTGCCGATCCTGACCGGGATGAAGGCGTTCCAGTATCCCTCGCCCCTGCACACCAAGCAGATTCCGCCGCTGATCAAGGACTGCGGGGCCTCGATCCTGCTGGCCACCGACACCTTCGTGAATCAGTACGCCCGCTCGGCCGAGCCAGGCGAGCTGTCGGGCCTGGAGTTCATCGTCTGCGGGGCCGAGAAGGTGCGCGAGGAGACCCACAACCTGATCGCCGACCGCTTCGGCGGCGTGCCGGTGCTGGAGGGCTATGGCGCGACCGAGGCGGCGCCGGTGGTGGCGGTCAACAAGCCGGACGACAACCGCCGCGGCACGGTCGGCGGCCTGCTGCCGGGCATGGAGTACCGGGTCGAGAAGGTCGAAGGCATTCCGGGCGGCGGCAAGCTGCTGATCCGCGGGCCGAACATCATGGCCGGCTACCTGCGCGAGGACGGCGGCGTCGATCCTCCGCCCGGCGGCTGGCATGACACCGGCGACGTGGTCTCGATCGACGACAACGGCACCTGGATCACCATCAAGGGCCGGGTGAAGCGGTTCGCCAAGATCGGCGGCGAGATGGTCAGCCTGACCGCCGCCGAGGACCTAGCCGCCGCTGTGTGGCCCAACGAGCGCCATGCGGTGATCTCGATGCCCGACTCCAAGAAGGGCGAGAAGCTGCTGCTGGTCACCGACCGTCCCGACGCCGCCGTGGCGGCGCTGTTGCAGCACGCCCAGTCGATCGGCGCGCCCGAGCTGGCCGTGCCGCGCAAGATTTTGAAGGTTCAGGAGATTCCGGTGCTCGGCACCGGCAAGACCGACTATGTCGCGATCCAGCGCATGGCGGACGCTCAGGCCAAGGCCGCCTGATCAAAGGGGGACTACCGATGGACTTTCTGGCGCCACAGGCGAGCCGCGTGCTCAGCATCCTGCGTATCGTCGCCGCCCTGTCGTTCATGACGCACGGGCTGATGAAGATTTTCCATTTTCCGGTCCCGCAGATAGAGGGCGAGCTGCCGCCCATGCTGCTCGTCGCCGGCTGGCTCGAGATCGTCGGCGGCGGCCTGCTGGCGCTGGGCCTGTTCACCCGGCCGGTGGCCTTCATCCTGTCGGGCATGATGGCGGTGGCCTACTGCATGGCCCACTGGAACTTCGCCCTGCCGCCGGCGGCCGAGTTCTTCCCGCCGGTCAACAAGGGCGAGGCCGCCCTGCTCTACTGCTTCCTGTTCCTGTACCTGGCCTGCGCCGGGGGCGGGGTGTGGAGCATCGACACCGTCGTGCGCAAGAAGCCGTAGGGCTTCAGGCGTCCCGCGTCGCCCCGACCCGCTGGGCCAGCGACGCCGCCATGAACTGGTCGAGGTCGCCGTCCAGCACGCCGTCGGTGTCGCTGGTCTCGACGTTGGTGCGCAGGTCCTTGACCATCTGGTAGGGCTGCAGGACGTAGCTGCGGATCTGATGACCCCAGCCGATGTCGGTCTTCTGGTCTTCCAGCGCCTGGGCCGCGGCTTCCCGCTTCTGCAGTTCCAACTCGTACAGACGGGCGCGCAGCATCTTCCAGGCTTCCTCGCGGTTCTGATGCTGGCTGCGGCCGGCCTGGCAGGCCACGGCGATCCCGGTGGGGATGTGGGTCAGGCGGACGGCGGAGTCGGTCTTGTTGATGTGCTGACCGCCGGCGCCGCTGGCGCGGTAGGTGTCGGTGCGCACGTCGGCCGGGTTGATCTCGATCTCGATGGTGTCGTCGACCACCGGATAGACCCAGGCCGACGCGAACGAGGTGTGGCGCTTGGCGGCCGCGTCGTAGGGACTGATGCGGACCAGGCGGTGAACGCCGCCCTCGGTCTTCAGCCAGCCGTAGGCGTTGGGGCCGGTGATCTGCAGGGTCGCCGACTTGATGCCGACGCTCTCGCCGGAGGTCTCTTCGATCAGCTCGACCTTGTAGCCGTGCTGCGTGGCCCAGCGGCTGTACATGCGCAGCAGCATGTTGGCCCAGTCGCAGGACTCGGTGCCGCCGGCCCCGGAGTTGATTTCGACATAGGCGTCGTTGCCGTCAGCCTCGCCGGACAGCAGCGCCTCGAGCTGGGCGCGGTCGGAGCGCTCGCGCAGGGCTTTCAGCTGGGCGCGGGCCTCTTCGAGGGCGCCCTCGTCGGATTCCATGTCCGCCAGTTCGGCGTAGTCGACCGCGTCGTTGAGCTCGGTCTCCAGGGCGCGGACGGTGGCGATCCTGGCGGCCAGCGCCTGGCGTTCGCGCATCAGGGCCTGGGCCTCGCTCGGTCGGTCCCACAGGGTGGGATCCTCCGAACGGGCGTCAGTTATCGGGTCTTAGAGCCGGATCCCAGTCAAAGTCGCCTCCTGAGCAGGCTGATCGCCTGCTCGATGTCGGCCTTGGCGGCCTCGACATCCGGTCTCATGGAAAACTCCAGTGTTCAGTGCACAGGCGCCAAGCCGTGTGGAGGGGCCGATGTAAGGGTGGTCGGCCCTCAATACAATCCGCTTAGATCGTCCGGCACCTTGGGCTTGGGCGGCGCCTTCTGTTCCGGCGGCGGAGCGGCGGCCGGCGCGCTGAAGGCGCCCTCGTAGGGAATCGGGCCTTCGGGCTTGGGACCGGTCGGCAGGCCGACGTTGCCGCGCGGCTCGGTGCCGGGCCGGAAGGCCTCGCGGATGCCGCCGACCATGGCGAACTTGGCGGTCTTGGGCGGCTTGAACTCGGTGGGGGGCACGTCCTTGAGGGCGGTCTTCATGAAGTCGATGAAGATCGGCAGGGAGGCGACGCCGCCGACCTCGCCCTCGCCGAGGCCGCGGTTGTCGTCGAAGCCGACGAAGACCCCGACGACGATCTGCGGCGTGTAGCCGACGAACCAGGCGGAGCGATACTCGTTGGTGGTGCCGGTCTTGCCGGCCACCGGGCGGCCCAGTACACGGGCCTGGGTGGCGGTGCCGCGCTGGACGACACCCTCCAGCATGGAGGTGATCTGGTAGGCGGTGACCGGGTCGATGACCTGCTGGCCGCCCGGGGCGATGCGCGGGCTCTCGTCGCCGTTGAAGCCGGCGTTGCAGCGCGGACAGTCACGCTTGTCGGCGCGGAACAGGATCTTGCCCTCGCGGTCCTCGATCATCTCGATCAGGTGCGGATCGATGCGCCGGCCGCCGTTGGCGAAAGCGGCATAGGCGCCGGTGATCTTCAGGGGCGTGGTCTCCCCTGCCCCCAGCGCCATGGCCAGCACGGGCGCCATGTTGTCGGCGACCCCCATCTTGACGGCCAGATCGCTGACCTTGCGCATGCCGACGCCCTGGGCCAGGCGCACGGTCATGGCGTTGCGCGACAGCTCAAGGCCGCGGCGCAGCGGCATCGAGCCATAGTACTTCTTGTTGTAGTTCTCCGGCGTCCAGTCCTCGCCATTGACCGCCCCCTTCAGGGTGATCTGGGCGTCGGTGACCATGCTGGCCGGGGTGTAGCTGTCTTCCAGGGCGGCGGCGTAGACGAACGGCTTGATGGCCGATCCCGGTTGGCGCATCGCCTGGGTGGCGCGGTTGAAGTTGGACAGCGAGAAGGAATAGCCGCCGACCATGGCCAGCACCCGGCCGCTGTTGGGTTCGATGGCGACCAGGGCGCCGTTGACCAGCGGCACCTGCTTGAGGCGATAGACTCCCGGCGTCTTCTCGGCCGGTTCGACGAAGATCAGGTCGCCGGGGCTGAGGCCCTTGCCGGCCCGGGCCCAGGCGACATCCTCGGACGCCAGCGTGCCCGGCCCGTAGTCCTTGGCCGGCCGCACCTTGACCCCGCCCTCGACGCTCTCGACCACGGCGGCGCGCCAGTTGCGGCGCTCGGATGGCGGGGTCTTCTTGAGGGCGGCGGCTTCCCAGCCGGCGACGCCGTCGGTCGTGCCCCAGGCCCCCCGCCAGCCGTGGCGGCGGTCGTAGGCTTCCAGCCCGTTCATCAGGGCCACCCGCGCCGCCGTCTGGAGGTTGGAATCCAGCGTGGTGCGCATGTAGTAGCCGCCCTCGGTCAGGCGCTCGCCCATGGTGCCCAGGCCCCGGCGACGAACTTCCTCGACGAAATAGTCGGCGTCCTTGTACTTCGCCCGGCTGGGCGCCGACTGCACGATCAGGTCTTCCTTCATCGCCGCCTCGGCCTCGGCCTGGCTGACCCAGCCGAGCTCCGCCATCTGGCTGAGAATCCAGTTGCGGCGAGCGATGGCGTTCTCCTTGCGCCGCACCGGATGGTAGTTGTCCGGCCCCTTGGGCAGGCTGGCGAGGTAGGCCATCTCCGACAGGGAGAGGTTGTCGAGAGACTTGCCGAAATAGTTGTAGGCAGCGGCAGCGACGCCGTAGCTGCGGTAACCCAGCCAGATTTCGTTCAGATAGAGTTCGAGGATGTGGTCCTTGGTCAGCGTCTGTTCCAGACGTCGGGCCAGGATGGCTTCCTTCAGCTTGCGGCCAAGCGTGGCGTCGCTGGTCAGCAGGACGTTCTTGGCCACCTGCTGGGTGATGGTCGAGCCGCCTTCGAGGCGTCGCCCGCGCACCACATTGACCACGTTTCGCAGCATGGCCCGTCCCAGGCCCTGAACATCGACGCCGCTATGGTGGAAGAAGTTGCGGTCCTCGGCGGCCATGAAGGCCTGGACCAGGCGGGGCGGCATCTGGTCGTAGGGCACGAAGATGCGGCGTTCCTTGGAGAACTCGCCGATCAGGGTGCCGTCCCAGCCGTAGACCCGCGTCGCCGTCGGCGGGCGATAGTCGACCAGGTCGCCGGCGTCGGGCATGTCGTGGAACAGGACGGCCGCGTAGATGGCGATGGCGAAGCCGGCCACGGCGATGACGCCGAGCACGCCAATGCCCAATACGGCGACCCACCGCTCAGGTGGGTTGAACACCGGCCACACGCCCCGGGATTTCTTGTCCGACATGGGAATCCCTCTAGCGCGCCAGAGGGACGGCGCCAATGCGGCCTATCGCAGGCTCAGCGGGAAGCGATCTTCATGTCGCGCGAAAACCACCGGTCGATGGCGTCGCCGATGCTGTTCACCAGACGGGCGCGGCTGGCGGCGTTGTTCAGGCGGGCCTCGTCGCTGGGGCTGGTGATGAAGCCCATTTCCAGCAGCACGGCCGGCACGTCGGGGGCCAGCAGGACGATCAGGTTGCCGTCCCGGTGGCTGCGGCGCAGCATCGGGGTGACGTCGGAAATCTCGCTGACCAGCATTTCGGCGAACACCGCCGAGCGGTTCTTGGTGGCCCGTTGCGACAGGTCGAGCAGGATCTGACCGACGCCGCGATCACCGCCCGTAAGGTTGGCGTTCAGCAGCCAGTCGTCCTTGCCCAGCACCTTGCCGACCCGGCCCTCGCCCTTTTCGGAGAGGGTGTAGACCGAGGCGCCGCTGGTCGATTCGGGACCGGCGTCGGCGTGCAGCGAGATGAACAGGTCGGCGTCGGCGCGGCGGGCGATCTGCACGCGACCTTCGAGGGTGACATAGCGGTCGGTGTCACGGGTCAGGATGACGGTGTAGCGGCCGCTCTTTTCCAGCCGGGCCTTGAGCGCCTTGGCGGCGGCCAGGGTGACCTGTTTTTCGTGGACATTGGCGCCGATGGCGCCCGGATCATGGCCGCCGTGGCCGGCGTCGATGACGATGACCTTGCGGCCAGAGGGCCGGTCGGCCTTGATGACCGTCATGGCGCGGCGGGCCGCCTGTTCGACGGGCAGCGACTGGGCGGGACCGAGCGCCCTCGCATCCCTGGCATCGCGCGGGTTCACCGGCCCGCCGATGGCGCGCAGGTCGATGACATAGCGGTAGTGGTCGACACCGTCGCCGGGCGGCAGCAGGAAGCGGCGGGCGACCTGGGCCTTCTGGGCCAGTTCGATGTTGAGGCGGGCCGAACCGCCGGCGGT
The nucleotide sequence above comes from Caulobacter sp. NIBR1757. Encoded proteins:
- a CDS encoding penicillin-binding protein 1A, with amino-acid sequence MSDKKSRGVWPVFNPPERWVAVLGIGVLGVIAVAGFAIAIYAAVLFHDMPDAGDLVDYRPPTATRVYGWDGTLIGEFSKERRIFVPYDQMPPRLVQAFMAAEDRNFFHHSGVDVQGLGRAMLRNVVNVVRGRRLEGGSTITQQVAKNVLLTSDATLGRKLKEAILARRLEQTLTKDHILELYLNEIWLGYRSYGVAAAAYNYFGKSLDNLSLSEMAYLASLPKGPDNYHPVRRKENAIARRNWILSQMAELGWVSQAEAEAAMKEDLIVQSAPSRAKYKDADYFVEEVRRRGLGTMGERLTEGGYYMRTTLDSNLQTAARVALMNGLEAYDRRHGWRGAWGTTDGVAGWEAAALKKTPPSERRNWRAAVVESVEGGVKVRPAKDYGPGTLASEDVAWARAGKGLSPGDLIFVEPAEKTPGVYRLKQVPLVNGALVAIEPNSGRVLAMVGGYSFSLSNFNRATQAMRQPGSAIKPFVYAAALEDSYTPASMVTDAQITLKGAVNGEDWTPENYNKKYYGSMPLRRGLELSRNAMTVRLAQGVGMRKVSDLAVKMGVADNMAPVLAMALGAGETTPLKITGAYAAFANGGRRIDPHLIEMIEDREGKILFRADKRDCPRCNAGFNGDESPRIAPGGQQVIDPVTAYQITSMLEGVVQRGTATQARVLGRPVAGKTGTTNEYRSAWFVGYTPQIVVGVFVGFDDNRGLGEGEVGGVASLPIFIDFMKTALKDVPPTEFKPPKTAKFAMVGGIREAFRPGTEPRGNVGLPTGPKPEGPIPYEGAFSAPAAAPPPEQKAPPKPKVPDDLSGLY
- a CDS encoding AMP-binding protein, whose protein sequence is MPRAFDARDVERSLFEALVDARDTHGARKAILEDQNRTPLSYTELIRASFALGRKIAQITEPGEKVGLLLPSSAGVVVTFFGLHAFGRIPTMLNFTSGLRNLRAACKLAGVKTVLTAHAFIEQGKLHDLIDALETNAKIVYLEDVRQQVGVADKLFALAASFAPRMFAAKTKPSDPGVILFTSGSFGAPRGVVLTQANLVANAMQVAAHIDLLPHWVMFNPLPTFHCFGLTGGVILPILTGMKAFQYPSPLHTKQIPPLIKDCGASILLATDTFVNQYARSAEPGELSGLEFIVCGAEKVREETHNLIADRFGGVPVLEGYGATEAAPVVAVNKPDDNRRGTVGGLLPGMEYRVEKVEGIPGGGKLLIRGPNIMAGYLREDGGVDPPPGGWHDTGDVVSIDDNGTWITIKGRVKRFAKIGGEMVSLTAAEDLAAAVWPNERHAVISMPDSKKGEKLLLVTDRPDAAVAALLQHAQSIGAPELAVPRKILKVQEIPVLGTGKTDYVAIQRMADAQAKAA
- a CDS encoding outer membrane protein assembly factor BamE yields the protein MIRKSAIALFVGAAVLATGACTPITSYNGFQVVESNPADVKVGEDTKSTVMTKLGSPSATSLTESNGATPGQEIKTVSARDSNLWFYMTQVSDRVAFYKPRVAKRDVVAVSFDSGSEQVLAVNTYKLEDGKVVSFNGRKTPTRGREITILEQLLGNVGNGGMLPRDDSEGLPGSRPGDRQ
- a CDS encoding DUF177 domain-containing protein, whose product is MDTPLWSHSVTLADIGRGLTPVELTADAATRVAIARELGLERLDSLTARVRARPWLDGAEIRGSLSADVTQICSLSGEPFEQTLTSDFMVRAVPAGSDAAPKSESMEVDIDPEGDDPPDVLSADKVDLAAYVVEHLALEVDPFPRKPGAVYEPPVEDNVLSPFAALSKLKPRAE
- a CDS encoding N-acetylmuramoyl-L-alanine amidase, yielding MRGVVSRVGKRWTAALIAGGLIVVGLGAGAFAQASGMAAGILKVRLGGDASETRLVIDLDRSVSGKLISDGAVDNTVIVAFPKVGVNGDLKGAGQGVVRRWTVVTAGGSARLNIELAQKAQVARRFLLPPGDGVDHYRYVIDLRAIGGPVNPRDARDARALGPAQSLPVEQAARRAMTVIKADRPSGRKVIVIDAGHGGHDPGAIGANVHEKQVTLAAAKALKARLEKSGRYTVILTRDTDRYVTLEGRVQIARRADADLFISLHADAGPESTSGASVYTLSEKGEGRVGKVLGKDDWLLNANLTGGDRGVGQILLDLSQRATKNRSAVFAEMLVSEISDVTPMLRRSHRDGNLIVLLAPDVPAVLLEMGFITSPSDEARLNNAASRARLVNSIGDAIDRWFSRDMKIASR
- a CDS encoding SRPBCC family protein → MRHALTRILPYSPDLLFQLVGDVEQYPKFVPWVTGMRVWNRREPEPGLTMLDAEAAVAFTFLREKFATRVRQDAGARVIEVNLLYGPFRRLWNRWRFAPHPDGCEVSFEIEFEFKVPMLDRILAANFDSAVAKLMKCFEDRAAALSKSSSGA
- a CDS encoding alpha/beta hydrolase, producing MYRALLLCLALLLSACGQDGGREPFTESRAPPVISPRFLPPEGWAWGLVKAGDYPAQRYGVSSPSTGPLAHIVILPGYGESAEAWFETAADFNARSYTVWVLEGAGQGGSGRFTGGRDVGHIPDMQPDMLGVKALVRAVIPEDGKPVIVIGERSGAVVAVLAAREGFGGDAQVLLAPWKPAAPGPHDGPFSKLGLGGIREPWAAGWVQGTPIPSSDRNRAGIEQLWQKVNPDLRMGGPSLGGRLALAEGWDEAKAALPALKTPVLMIGAPATLAAACARTCRAELSPAGAKGPYLHLESDSVRAAWMASVDGIVSRERARRLAAQGLAPDHGL
- the lipA gene encoding lipoyl synthase, which codes for MVTVIDTLKARPRHPEKQARPDSPVLRKPEWLRVRAPGSAGYNETRDIVRQHGLTTVCEEAACPNIGECWTQKHATMMIMGEVCTRACAFCNVATGKPNPLDPTEPARVAEAVAKMGLNHVVITSVDRDDLADGGAQHFADVVLAIRAAAPNTTIEILTPDFLRKDGAERVVIDAAPDVFNHNLETVPRLYLSIRPGARYYNSLRLLERVKERDPTRFTKSGLMVGLGETKEEVMQVMDDMRSAGIDFLTIGQYLQPTRKHAPVDRFVTPDEFAAYEQIARAKGFLMVSASPLTRSSHHAGEDFERLKAARLAKEAAA
- a CDS encoding ubiquinol-cytochrome C chaperone family protein, producing MFFKRFRKVRPAVSVGEALYASAVAQARRPGLYTTLGVPDTREGRFELYSLHVILLLHRLKGGDDFSAETKQALVDRFTKGLDDAFRELGVGDTAVPKRIKKLGEAFYGRARSADQAFATLPDVRPLQALLARTLYEGDDGKAAAMADYVVCVRDDLAAQPTEALLAGQVRWLEV
- a CDS encoding DoxX family protein, translated to MDFLAPQASRVLSILRIVAALSFMTHGLMKIFHFPVPQIEGELPPMLLVAGWLEIVGGGLLALGLFTRPVAFILSGMMAVAYCMAHWNFALPPAAEFFPPVNKGEAALLYCFLFLYLACAGGGVWSIDTVVRKKP